In Streptomyces sp. NBC_00433, a single genomic region encodes these proteins:
- a CDS encoding MFS transporter: MSSAAGPDAATEPDRPADTRTGTFSALKIRNYRLFATGAVVSNTGTWMSRIAQDWLVLSITGSSFAVGITTALQFLPMLLFGLYGGVIADRYPKRQILLGTQAALGVLGLLLAGLTLGGVVQVWHVYTIAFLLGMVTVVDNPTRQTFVVEMVGPSVMRNAVSLNAANFQAARLVGPAVAGVLITAVGSGWAFLINGLSFIAPLTGLLLMRTADLHKVERAPRGGKGQLREGLHYVAGKPELIWPIVLVGFIGTFGFNFPIWLSAFANKVFDSGAGTYGLLNTLMAAGSLLGALLAARRSRTRLRMLVAAAAVFGLLEGAAALAPAFWLFAALLVPIGIFGLTFNTTANATVQLATEPVMRGRVMSLYMMVFVGGTPIGGPVMGWVTDTYGARVGFLSGGLISAAAAVAVGLVLARAAGLRPRVDLRRGNGRPLVSFVPRDGALQKVPADGTDTPEDGDSVSGDESKDTGEVKGTGNIKGTGPEAGADSGTGSGTGGNAPQLTTAV; this comes from the coding sequence TTGAGTTCGGCAGCCGGACCAGACGCCGCAACCGAACCTGACCGTCCCGCGGACACGAGAACGGGCACCTTCAGCGCCCTGAAGATCCGCAACTACCGGCTTTTCGCGACCGGTGCCGTGGTGTCCAACACCGGCACCTGGATGTCGCGGATCGCCCAGGACTGGCTGGTGCTCAGCATCACCGGGTCCTCCTTCGCGGTGGGTATCACCACCGCGCTGCAGTTCCTGCCGATGCTGCTTTTCGGCCTCTACGGCGGAGTGATCGCCGACCGCTATCCCAAGCGGCAGATCCTGCTGGGCACCCAGGCCGCGCTCGGCGTGCTCGGGCTGCTGCTGGCCGGACTCACCCTGGGCGGCGTCGTCCAGGTCTGGCACGTCTACACGATCGCCTTCCTGCTCGGCATGGTCACCGTCGTGGACAACCCCACCCGGCAGACCTTCGTGGTCGAGATGGTCGGCCCTTCGGTGATGCGCAACGCCGTCTCGCTGAACGCCGCGAACTTCCAGGCCGCCCGGCTGGTCGGCCCCGCCGTCGCCGGTGTGCTCATCACCGCGGTCGGCAGCGGCTGGGCCTTCCTGATCAACGGCCTGTCCTTCATCGCCCCGCTGACCGGCCTGCTGCTGATGCGCACCGCGGACCTGCACAAGGTCGAGCGGGCCCCGCGCGGCGGCAAGGGCCAGCTCCGCGAAGGCCTGCACTACGTCGCCGGCAAGCCCGAGCTGATCTGGCCGATCGTGCTGGTCGGCTTCATCGGCACCTTCGGCTTCAACTTCCCGATCTGGCTGTCCGCCTTCGCCAACAAGGTCTTCGACAGCGGCGCCGGCACCTACGGCCTGCTGAACACCCTGATGGCCGCGGGCTCCCTGCTGGGCGCACTGCTCGCCGCCCGCCGCAGCCGCACCCGGCTGCGGATGCTCGTGGCCGCCGCAGCGGTCTTCGGCCTGCTGGAGGGCGCCGCCGCCCTCGCGCCGGCCTTCTGGCTCTTCGCCGCCCTGCTGGTGCCGATCGGCATCTTCGGCCTGACCTTCAACACCACGGCGAACGCCACCGTGCAGCTCGCCACGGAGCCCGTCATGCGCGGCCGGGTGATGAGCCTGTACATGATGGTCTTCGTCGGCGGCACCCCCATCGGCGGCCCCGTCATGGGCTGGGTCACCGACACCTACGGCGCCCGGGTCGGCTTCCTGTCCGGCGGCCTGATCTCCGCCGCCGCGGCCGTCGCGGTCGGCCTGGTCCTGGCCAGAGCGGCGGGCCTGCGGCCCCGTGTCGACCTCCGGCGCGGCAACGGCCGGCCCCTGGTCTCCTTCGTCCCCCGCGACGGCGCCCTCCAGAAGGTCCCTGCCGACGGCACCGACACCCCGGAGGACGGCGACAGCGTGTCCGGCGACGAGAGCAAGGACACGGGCGAGGTCAAGGGCACGGGCAACATCAAGGGCACGGGCCCGGAAGCCGGTGCGGATTCCGGCACCGGCTCCGGCACCGGCGGGAACGCACCGCAGCTGACCACGGCCGTATGA
- a CDS encoding MarR family transcriptional regulator, with protein MRLSRRLRHQRVDETLSPTEMSVLGTLARCGSATPGELARKEHVQPPSMTRIVAMLEAKGLVRREPHPDDRRQVVVSRTEQAAAMLAESRTKRNAWLASLAEGLTADELAVMRQAAPVLEKLAHL; from the coding sequence ATGCGGCTCTCCCGCCGGCTGCGCCACCAGCGTGTCGACGAGACGCTCAGCCCGACCGAGATGTCGGTGCTCGGCACCCTTGCCCGCTGCGGCTCCGCCACACCGGGGGAGCTGGCCCGCAAGGAGCACGTGCAGCCCCCGTCGATGACCCGCATCGTGGCGATGCTGGAGGCCAAGGGGCTGGTCCGCAGGGAACCGCACCCCGACGACCGGCGCCAGGTCGTGGTGTCCCGCACGGAGCAGGCCGCGGCGATGCTCGCCGAGAGCCGCACCAAGCGGAACGCCTGGCTGGCCTCGCTCGCCGAGGGCCTCACGGCGGACGAACTCGCCGTGATGCGCCAGGCGGCTCCCGTCCTCGAAAAGCTCGCGCACCTTTGA
- a CDS encoding NCS2 family permease — MPTSAPAPVDMGRSSDRPPTSPLDRYFRISERGSSIPREIRGGLATFFAMAYIIVLNPIILGSAVDKFGHHLNGGQLVTATVITAAFTTLLMGVIGNVPVALAAGLGVNTVVALQLAPKMSWPDAMGMVVLAGFAIMVMVATGLRERVMSAVPLGLRKGIAIGIGLFILLIGLVDSGFVTRIPDAAHTTVPLQLGADGHLKGWPVLIFILGALLTLSLIIRKVAGAILISIVAMTVLALIVNAVADVPAANWGLTVPTWPGNPVATPDFGLIGKVSLFGGFHEVGILTGLLFVFTVLLSCFFDAMGTILGVSDEAGLLDDKGDLPGINKVLMIDGVATAVGGASSSSANTCFVESTAGVGEGARTGLASVVTGLMFVLALFLTPVATMVPAQAATPALVAVGFLILAGSIREIDWSDFTIAVPAFLTMVLMPFTYSITNGIGIGFLSFCVLRLVAGRGKEVPVALYAVAAVFAFYYLMPALGLL; from the coding sequence ATGCCCACCTCGGCCCCCGCTCCGGTCGACATGGGTCGGTCGTCGGACCGCCCGCCCACCAGCCCGCTGGACCGCTATTTCCGCATCTCGGAACGCGGCTCCTCCATCCCGCGGGAGATCCGCGGCGGCCTGGCCACCTTCTTCGCGATGGCCTACATCATCGTGCTGAACCCGATCATCCTGGGCTCGGCGGTGGACAAATTCGGCCACCACCTCAACGGCGGCCAGCTGGTCACCGCGACCGTGATCACCGCGGCCTTCACCACGCTGCTGATGGGCGTCATCGGCAATGTGCCGGTCGCGCTGGCCGCCGGACTCGGCGTGAACACCGTCGTGGCGCTCCAGCTCGCCCCGAAGATGAGCTGGCCGGACGCGATGGGCATGGTCGTCCTCGCCGGCTTCGCGATCATGGTCATGGTCGCCACCGGGCTGCGCGAGCGCGTCATGAGCGCGGTGCCGCTGGGCCTGCGCAAGGGCATCGCCATCGGCATCGGCCTGTTCATCCTGCTGATCGGCCTGGTGGACTCCGGCTTCGTCACCCGCATCCCGGACGCCGCGCACACCACCGTGCCGCTGCAGCTCGGCGCCGACGGCCACCTCAAGGGATGGCCGGTGCTGATCTTCATCCTCGGCGCGCTGCTGACCCTGTCGCTGATCATCCGCAAGGTCGCCGGCGCCATCCTGATCTCCATCGTCGCCATGACCGTCCTCGCGCTGATCGTGAACGCGGTCGCCGACGTCCCGGCCGCCAACTGGGGCCTGACGGTCCCCACGTGGCCCGGCAACCCGGTCGCCACCCCGGACTTCGGCCTGATCGGCAAGGTCAGCCTCTTCGGCGGCTTCCACGAGGTCGGCATCCTGACCGGGCTGCTGTTCGTCTTCACCGTGCTGCTGTCGTGCTTCTTCGACGCGATGGGCACCATCCTCGGCGTCAGCGACGAGGCGGGGCTGCTCGACGACAAGGGCGACCTGCCGGGCATCAACAAGGTCCTGATGATCGACGGTGTCGCCACCGCGGTCGGCGGCGCCTCGTCGTCGTCCGCGAACACCTGCTTCGTGGAGTCCACCGCCGGCGTCGGCGAGGGCGCGCGGACCGGCCTCGCCAGCGTCGTCACCGGGCTGATGTTCGTCCTCGCGCTGTTCCTCACGCCGGTGGCCACCATGGTCCCGGCGCAGGCCGCCACGCCCGCGCTGGTCGCGGTGGGCTTCCTGATCCTGGCCGGGTCGATCCGCGAGATCGACTGGAGCGACTTCACCATCGCCGTCCCGGCCTTCCTGACGATGGTGCTGATGCCGTTCACGTACTCGATCACCAACGGCATCGGCATCGGCTTCCTCAGCTTCTGCGTGCTGCGGCTGGTGGCGGGGCGCGGCAAGGAGGTCCCGGTCGCGCTCTACGCGGTCGCCGCCGTCTTCGCCTTCTACTACCTGATGCCGGCGCTCGGGCTGCTGTAG
- a CDS encoding aldo/keto reductase — MEYTQLGRTGLKVSRLVLGTMNFGPQTDEADSHAIMDAALGAGVNFFDTANVYGWGENKGRTEEIVGSWFAKGGGRRDKTVLATKVYGNMAAEGDTWPNNDKLSALNIRRAVDASLKRLGTDYIDLYQFHHVDRATPWDEIWQAIDVLVAQGKILYAGSSNFAGWHIAQANEAAKRRGSLGLTSEQCLYNLVERRAEMEVIPAAQGYGLGVIPWSPLHGGLLGGVLRKQRDGGASRSASGRAADSLADQELRDKIQAYEDLCDKHSLEPGDVGLAWLLTRPGVTGPIVGPRTAGQLESALRAVELELSAEFLAALDGIFPGPGTSPEAFAW, encoded by the coding sequence ATGGAGTACACACAGCTCGGACGCACGGGGCTCAAGGTCAGCCGTCTGGTGCTCGGCACCATGAACTTCGGACCGCAGACCGATGAGGCGGACAGCCACGCGATCATGGACGCGGCGCTCGGCGCCGGCGTCAACTTCTTCGACACCGCCAACGTCTACGGCTGGGGCGAGAACAAGGGACGTACCGAGGAGATCGTCGGCAGCTGGTTCGCCAAGGGCGGCGGCCGCCGCGACAAGACGGTGCTGGCGACCAAGGTCTACGGCAACATGGCCGCCGAGGGCGACACCTGGCCGAACAACGACAAGCTGTCGGCGCTGAACATCCGCCGGGCGGTGGACGCGAGCCTCAAGCGGCTCGGCACCGACTACATCGACCTGTACCAGTTCCACCACGTGGACCGGGCCACGCCCTGGGACGAGATCTGGCAGGCCATCGACGTCCTGGTCGCCCAGGGCAAGATCCTCTACGCCGGGTCGAGCAACTTCGCCGGCTGGCACATCGCCCAGGCCAACGAGGCCGCCAAGCGGCGCGGTTCGCTCGGGCTGACCTCCGAGCAGTGCCTGTACAACCTGGTGGAGCGGCGGGCGGAGATGGAGGTGATCCCGGCGGCGCAAGGGTACGGCCTCGGTGTCATCCCCTGGTCGCCGCTGCACGGCGGGCTGCTGGGCGGTGTGCTGCGCAAGCAGCGCGACGGCGGCGCGTCCCGCTCGGCCAGTGGGCGGGCCGCGGACTCGCTGGCGGACCAGGAGCTGCGCGACAAGATCCAGGCTTACGAGGACCTGTGCGACAAGCACAGCCTGGAGCCGGGCGACGTGGGCCTGGCGTGGCTGCTCACCCGCCCCGGGGTGACCGGGCCGATCGTGGGGCCGCGCACCGCGGGGCAGCTGGAGTCCGCGCTGCGGGCGGTGGAGCTGGAGCTGTCCGCGGAGTTCCTGGCGGCCCTGGACGGCATCTTCCCCGGTCCCGGCACCTCCCCCGAGGCCTTCGCCTGGTAG
- a CDS encoding cation-translocating P-type ATPase encodes MTEGTETGADTEPGGGTGRSAGAVARHPGLSGAEVERRIAAGEVNDVPVRSSRSATDIVRANVLTRFNAIIGGLFLVILVVGPIQDGLFGFVIVANTAIGIVQELRAKRTLDSLAVIGEARPEVRRDGVTTALSTSQIVLGDLIELGPGDKVVVDGVVDEADSLEIDESLLTGEADPVVKHAGDPVMSGSFVVAGGGAFTATKVGRQAYAAQLADEAARFTLVDSELRNGISRILKYVTWMMVPTAAGLIVSQFTVESHDAREAVRRTVGGITPMVPEGLVLLTSVAFAIGVVRLGRKQCLVQELPAIEGLARVDVVCLDKTGTLTEGGMDVTALRVLDGGDEAYAARALAALGGADPRPNASLQAVVDAYPPDGAAGWRGRGTLPFSSARKYSGAAFTEPDGTDSTWLLGAPDVLLPAGHAALGDVDRLNDEGLRVLLLARARRPLDDPQVAASVVPLALVVLEQRLRPEAGDTLRYFAEQDVQAKVISGDNAVSVGAVAGKLGLPGAEDPVDARRLPPERDAMAAVLERGSVFGRVTPQQKRDMVGALQSRGHNVAMTGDGVNDVLALKDADIGVSMGSGSEATRAVAQIVLLDNSFATLPSVVAEGRRVIGNITRVATLFLTKTVFSVLLAVLVVCWQVPYPFLPRHLTLLSTLTIGVPAFFLALAPNKERARPHFVRRVMRYSTPAGIICGAAAFATYLMARHVYTGPGALDAETSAATLTLFLTELWVLAIVARPYTWWRIALVLAMGLGFVIVLVTPWLQQFFAVRLVGEEVPWSAVGISAMGAVALEVSWALARRWDEGSAMGGARRPVRRARQ; translated from the coding sequence ATGACGGAAGGCACGGAGACCGGCGCGGACACCGAACCCGGCGGCGGCACCGGTCGGAGTGCCGGGGCGGTCGCGCGGCACCCGGGGCTCAGCGGCGCCGAGGTCGAGCGGCGGATCGCGGCCGGCGAGGTCAACGACGTCCCCGTACGGTCGTCCCGCTCGGCCACGGACATCGTCAGGGCCAACGTCCTCACCCGCTTCAACGCGATCATCGGCGGGCTCTTCCTGGTCATCCTGGTGGTGGGCCCGATCCAGGACGGGCTGTTCGGCTTCGTCATCGTCGCCAACACCGCGATCGGCATCGTCCAGGAGCTGCGTGCCAAGCGGACCCTGGACAGCCTCGCGGTGATCGGCGAGGCCAGGCCCGAGGTGCGCAGGGACGGCGTGACCACAGCCCTCTCCACCTCGCAGATCGTGCTGGGCGACCTGATCGAGCTGGGCCCCGGCGACAAGGTGGTGGTCGACGGGGTGGTCGACGAGGCCGACAGCCTGGAGATCGACGAGTCGCTGCTCACCGGCGAGGCCGACCCGGTGGTCAAGCACGCGGGCGACCCGGTGATGTCCGGCAGCTTCGTGGTCGCCGGCGGCGGCGCCTTCACCGCCACCAAGGTCGGCCGCCAGGCCTACGCCGCCCAGCTCGCCGACGAGGCGGCCCGCTTCACCCTGGTCGATTCCGAGCTGCGCAACGGCATCAGCCGGATCCTGAAGTACGTCACCTGGATGATGGTGCCGACCGCGGCGGGGCTGATCGTCAGCCAGTTCACGGTGGAGAGCCACGACGCCCGCGAGGCGGTGCGCCGGACGGTCGGCGGCATCACGCCGATGGTGCCCGAGGGCCTGGTGCTGCTGACGTCGGTGGCCTTCGCGATCGGGGTGGTCCGGCTCGGCCGCAAGCAGTGCCTGGTGCAGGAGCTGCCCGCGATCGAGGGCCTGGCCCGGGTCGACGTGGTCTGCCTGGACAAGACGGGCACCCTCACCGAGGGCGGCATGGACGTCACCGCGCTGCGCGTGCTGGACGGCGGCGACGAGGCGTACGCGGCCCGCGCCCTGGCCGCGCTGGGCGGGGCCGACCCGCGGCCCAACGCCAGCCTGCAGGCGGTCGTCGACGCCTATCCGCCGGACGGCGCGGCCGGCTGGCGCGGCCGGGGGACGCTGCCTTTCAGCTCGGCCCGCAAATACAGCGGTGCGGCCTTCACCGAGCCGGACGGCACGGACAGTACGTGGCTGCTCGGGGCGCCCGACGTGCTGCTGCCCGCCGGGCATGCCGCGCTGGGCGACGTCGACCGGCTCAACGACGAGGGGCTGCGGGTGCTGCTGCTGGCCCGCGCCCGGCGGCCGCTGGACGACCCGCAGGTCGCGGCCTCGGTCGTCCCGCTGGCGCTGGTGGTGCTGGAACAGCGGCTGCGGCCGGAGGCCGGCGACACCCTGCGCTACTTCGCCGAGCAGGATGTGCAGGCCAAGGTGATCTCCGGCGACAACGCCGTGTCGGTCGGCGCGGTCGCCGGCAAGCTCGGGCTGCCGGGCGCGGAGGACCCGGTCGACGCACGGCGGCTGCCGCCCGAGCGGGACGCGATGGCCGCGGTGCTGGAGCGGGGCTCGGTCTTCGGCCGGGTCACCCCGCAGCAGAAGCGCGACATGGTGGGCGCCCTCCAGTCCCGCGGGCACAACGTGGCCATGACCGGCGACGGTGTCAACGACGTGCTCGCCCTCAAGGACGCCGACATCGGCGTGTCGATGGGCTCGGGCTCCGAGGCGACCAGGGCGGTCGCGCAGATCGTGCTGCTGGACAACAGCTTCGCCACGCTGCCCTCGGTGGTGGCCGAGGGGCGCCGGGTGATCGGCAACATCACCCGGGTCGCGACGCTCTTCCTCACCAAGACGGTCTTCTCTGTGCTGCTCGCGGTGCTTGTGGTGTGCTGGCAGGTGCCGTATCCGTTCCTGCCGCGGCATCTGACGCTGCTGTCCACGCTGACCATCGGGGTGCCGGCCTTCTTCCTGGCGCTGGCGCCCAACAAGGAGCGGGCCAGACCGCACTTCGTGCGCCGGGTCATGCGGTACTCGACGCCCGCCGGGATCATCTGCGGGGCCGCGGCCTTCGCGACGTATCTGATGGCGCGGCACGTCTACACCGGGCCGGGCGCGCTGGACGCGGAGACCAGCGCGGCGACGCTGACGCTGTTCCTGACGGAGCTGTGGGTGCTGGCGATCGTCGCCCGCCCCTACACCTGGTGGCGGATCGCGCTGGTGCTCGCGATGGGCCTGGGGTTCGTGATCGTGCTGGTCACACCGTGGTTGCAGCAGTTCTTCGCGGTGCGGCTGGTGGGCGAGGAGGTGCCCTGGTCGGCGGTCGGGATCTCGGCGATGGGGGCGGTGGCGCTGGAGGTCTCCTGGGCGCTGGCGCGGCGCTGGGACGAAGGCTCGGCAATGGGCGGCGCCCGCCGCCCTGTGCGACGGGCGCGGCAATGA
- the thpR gene encoding RNA 2',3'-cyclic phosphodiesterase, which produces MRLFAAVMPPPAAVTALAAALHPLHALPGARALRWTAPAGWHYTLAFLGEVPDDVRPGLDERLARAARRHQPCELRTAGGGRFGDRALWTGAEGDLRALTALADTVRAAARRAGAPAAEEHGFRAHLTVARTSKNAPVDLRPFAAALTDYRSPWWQADTLSLVASALPSSGVPGEQPAYTVVAGWALGVPPDPPPERGAPGKAG; this is translated from the coding sequence ATGAGGCTCTTCGCCGCGGTGATGCCGCCGCCCGCCGCGGTCACCGCGCTGGCGGCGGCACTGCACCCGCTGCACGCCTTGCCGGGCGCCCGCGCACTGCGCTGGACGGCACCGGCGGGCTGGCACTACACGCTGGCCTTCCTCGGCGAGGTGCCCGACGACGTACGCCCCGGCCTCGACGAACGGCTCGCCCGAGCCGCCCGCCGCCACCAGCCCTGCGAGCTGCGTACGGCCGGCGGCGGCCGCTTCGGCGACCGGGCGCTGTGGACCGGCGCGGAGGGCGACCTGCGGGCACTGACAGCCCTCGCCGACACCGTACGGGCGGCCGCGCGCAGGGCCGGGGCGCCCGCCGCCGAGGAGCACGGCTTCCGGGCGCACCTGACGGTGGCCCGCACGTCGAAGAACGCGCCCGTCGACCTGCGCCCCTTCGCCGCGGCCCTCACCGACTACCGCAGCCCCTGGTGGCAGGCGGACACCCTCAGCCTCGTCGCCAGCGCGCTGCCCAGCTCCGGGGTCCCCGGCGAGCAGCCGGCCTACACCGTCGTGGCCGGCTGGGCGCTGGGCGTTCCCCCCGACCCGCCGCCCGAGCGCGGGGCACCGGGCAAGGCCGGTTAA
- a CDS encoding SGNH/GDSL hydrolase family protein → MRYLFVGDSMTIGAAGDYTWRYRMWRHLCELGEPFAVVGPRDGLYDSAADAAVSADYADPSFPPRARRHLAGWGEGWLHLAPVIGGVVREHRPDVLLISLGLIDLGFYTDAGQTADNVERFITEARAAAPRVRMVLLPVIPNTRADLDPGFGDQCAELNALLAKAVADHDTPASPLLLASRPEGYDILLDTYDGTHPNAAGEHKLAAAFADAMYQAWGVGAPYAGH, encoded by the coding sequence ATGCGTTACCTCTTCGTCGGCGACTCGATGACCATTGGCGCCGCCGGCGACTACACCTGGCGCTACCGCATGTGGCGGCACCTGTGCGAGCTGGGTGAGCCCTTCGCCGTGGTCGGGCCGCGCGACGGGCTGTACGACAGCGCGGCGGACGCCGCGGTGTCCGCCGACTACGCCGACCCGTCCTTCCCGCCGCGCGCCAGGCGCCACCTGGCGGGCTGGGGTGAGGGCTGGCTGCACCTGGCGCCGGTGATCGGCGGGGTCGTCCGCGAGCACCGGCCCGACGTGCTGCTGATATCGCTCGGTCTGATCGACCTCGGCTTCTACACCGACGCCGGGCAGACCGCGGACAATGTGGAGCGCTTCATCACCGAGGCGCGGGCCGCGGCGCCGCGGGTGCGGATGGTGCTGCTGCCGGTCATCCCCAACACCCGCGCCGACCTGGACCCGGGCTTCGGCGACCAGTGCGCCGAGTTGAACGCGCTGCTGGCCAAGGCGGTCGCCGACCACGACACGCCGGCCTCGCCCCTGCTGCTGGCCTCCCGGCCCGAGGGCTACGACATCCTGCTCGACACCTACGACGGCACCCATCCCAACGCGGCGGGCGAGCACAAGCTGGCGGCGGCCTTCGCCGACGCCATGTACCAGGCCTGGGGCGTCGGGGCGCCCTACGCCGGACACTGA
- a CDS encoding DUF2530 domain-containing protein, whose amino-acid sequence MSKQQTPLRAAPEPMEANDVATVTVGTIVWFALFVVQLPFYGWYDDHGHTWFIWTCAAGGVLGLIGLKYVRARRDAIARAAAAGGGRTPQDG is encoded by the coding sequence ATGAGCAAGCAGCAGACGCCACTGCGCGCGGCCCCCGAGCCGATGGAGGCCAACGACGTCGCCACCGTCACGGTCGGCACGATCGTCTGGTTCGCGCTCTTCGTCGTGCAGCTGCCCTTCTACGGCTGGTACGACGACCACGGCCACACCTGGTTCATCTGGACCTGCGCGGCCGGCGGGGTGCTCGGCCTGATCGGCCTGAAGTACGTACGGGCCCGCCGGGACGCCATCGCACGCGCCGCAGCCGCCGGCGGGGGCCGGACACCCCAGGACGGGTAG